A genomic stretch from Deltaproteobacteria bacterium includes:
- a CDS encoding inorganic pyrophosphatase translates to MTLRKARHDVTRAIKSNTADVNQYRPHPWHGLPVGPEPPELLNAYIEITPFDLMKYEVDKVSGYLRVDRPQRSSAQPPTLYGFIPRTYCSEKVRRLAPGAKRGDGDPLDVCVLSERTIARNEIILRCRVIGGLQMIDHDEADDKIIAVLENDYVWGHARDIGDVPPVFIERLQHYFLTYKLVPGERAKVRIAKAYGRAHALKVVRAAMADYQDNFGR, encoded by the coding sequence ATGACACTGCGCAAAGCTCGGCACGACGTCACCCGCGCGATAAAAAGTAATACCGCGGACGTGAATCAGTACCGGCCCCATCCATGGCATGGCCTGCCCGTGGGGCCGGAACCGCCTGAGCTACTCAACGCCTACATCGAGATCACGCCGTTCGATTTGATGAAGTATGAAGTGGACAAGGTCTCCGGCTATCTGCGCGTCGACCGGCCGCAGCGCTCATCGGCGCAGCCGCCGACGCTTTACGGTTTTATTCCCCGGACCTATTGCAGCGAGAAAGTGCGCCGGCTGGCGCCGGGCGCGAAACGGGGCGACGGCGATCCCCTCGACGTTTGCGTGCTCAGCGAACGGACCATCGCGCGCAACGAAATCATCCTGCGTTGCCGGGTCATCGGCGGGTTACAAATGATCGACCACGACGAGGCCGATGATAAAATTATCGCGGTGTTGGAAAATGACTACGTGTGGGGCCACGCCCGCGATATTGGCGACGTGCCGCCCGTCTTCATCGAACGGCTCCAGCATTACTTCTTGACCTACAAGCTCGTGCCCGGCGAGCGCGCCAAAGTACGCATCGCCAAAGCCTACGGCCGCGCTCACGCGCTTAAAGTTGTGCGTGCCGCAATGGCAGACTACCAAGACAACTTCGGCCGCTGA
- the gfa gene encoding S-(hydroxymethyl)glutathione synthase produces the protein MANSISVHPAVDQGLKPAAANFSGGKLNCRCSEKKVSVAIDSQCAHNHVCGCTKCWKPAGAMFSQVAVVPRDKVRVTANGDKLAVIDAKAAIQRHACKSCGVHMFGRIENDKHPFFGLDFIHTELSSEQGWAPPEFAAFVSSIIESGADPANMGAVRARLKELKLEPYDCLSPALMDAIATHAAKATGALKG, from the coding sequence ATGGCAAATTCAATTTCCGTTCATCCCGCGGTTGATCAGGGACTGAAACCCGCCGCGGCCAATTTCTCTGGCGGCAAACTTAATTGCCGCTGCTCCGAGAAAAAAGTCTCGGTCGCCATCGACAGCCAGTGCGCGCACAATCATGTCTGCGGCTGCACCAAATGTTGGAAACCGGCCGGGGCGATGTTCTCGCAGGTTGCGGTGGTGCCGCGCGACAAAGTCCGCGTGACCGCCAATGGCGACAAGTTAGCGGTCATCGACGCCAAGGCGGCGATCCAACGCCACGCTTGCAAGAGCTGCGGTGTGCATATGTTCGGCCGCATCGAGAACGACAAGCATCCGTTCTTCGGCCTCGACTTCATCCACACGGAATTATCATCCGAGCAAGGTTGGGCGCCACCGGAGTTCGCCGCGTTCGTGTCGTCGATCATCGAATCCGGCGCCGATCCGGCGAACATGGGCGCCGTACGCGCCAGACTGAAAGAGTTGAAGCTGGAGCCTTACGACTGCCTATCGCCGGCGTTGATGGACGCCATTGCCACGCATGCAGCGAAGGCGACGGGCGCGCTGAAGGGTTAG
- a CDS encoding DUF2442 domain-containing protein, whose protein sequence is MSYLPQVVGARYVSGFVVSTRFDDGTEKHIDVSQWFKGPVFEPLKDLKLFKKFFVEAGTLAWPNGVDIAPEALYAAKDSKKRHKEQTRKTRRSS, encoded by the coding sequence ATGAGTTATTTGCCACAAGTTGTCGGAGCCCGCTATGTAAGTGGATTTGTCGTTTCTACTCGTTTCGATGACGGAACGGAGAAGCACATCGATGTTTCCCAATGGTTCAAAGGTCCAGTATTTGAACCTCTCAAGGATCTGAAGCTTTTCAAGAAATTCTTCGTCGAAGCAGGAACGCTCGCTTGGCCGAACGGTGTTGATATAGCGCCTGAAGCCTTGTATGCCGCGAAGGATTCAAAAAAACGACACAAAGAACAAACAAGGAAAACACGTCGCTCATCTTGA
- a CDS encoding DUF4160 domain-containing protein, whose translation MPIISTFFGIIIRMYFGDHNPPHFHVEFQGEKATFNFNGQLLVGSLSSATARKLVRDWARRHRLELMINWRNIENGRALNRIKPLE comes from the coding sequence ATGCCGATCATTTCCACGTTTTTTGGAATTATTATTCGGATGTATTTCGGAGATCATAATCCTCCGCACTTTCATGTCGAGTTTCAGGGAGAGAAGGCCACGTTCAACTTTAACGGCCAACTGCTTGTTGGCAGTCTTTCATCCGCGACGGCTCGGAAACTTGTGCGTGATTGGGCTCGTCGTCACAGACTCGAACTCATGATAAATTGGAGAAACATTGAAAATGGGCGTGCACTCAATCGAATCAAGCCCTTGGAGTAA